GACCGGCGCCCAGAACGGTTTTTCCACCCAGTGGCTCAGTGGCGAGTATCGGTTTCAGGAGAGCAAGACGGGTGTGGGGCTCACCTTGCAGGCAGACCGCGCCCCTGCGGGTGGCTATGCTCGGGTGCAGGCGGGTGCTGTATATGCCTATCATACTAAGCTTAGGGAGAACATAGACTTCAGTGCGGGGCTGCAGGCGGCCTATGCCTCCCAGAAACCCGGCTTCTCTGATCTTATTTTTGAAGATCAGCTGGGAGCAGGCGGCACCGTGCAGCAACCCACCACCGAGGCGCTGGGGAAGGAGCGTTCTTCTTATGCCACCTTCGCCACCGGATTTTTACTTTTCACAGACCAGTTCTGGGTGGGCGCTTCTGCGCAACATATAAATAATCCAACCACGGGCGTAGGGTCAGGGGCGTCCTTGCCTCCCATATTTCAGGTGCAGACCGGGTACAGATTCTACGTAAAAAACTACTACGCCCAAAATTCTTTAAAGGAGATAAGCTTTGTGCCAACGCTTGCGTTTACGCAGCAGCAAAGTTTTAAAAGGCTGGACGGGAACCTTTATACTATTGTAACACCTATCACGTTAGGACTTGGGTACAGCTACCTGCCCGCCGGTGCGCAAACGTCTGCTAGTAATGGCTTTAGCGGCCTGTTTGGCGTAATGTACCAAGGGTTTAAGGTGGGCTATGCTTATAGGGCGGCGCTCTCTGAAGAAGCCTCAGCCTTGGGTCCAACCCATGAGATAAGCATAGGGTTTGCCAAGGCAGATTTCAAGAAGATTTTTAAAAGATTAGGTTCTGATAAAAATTACAATCGCATTGCTTGTCCAGAATTTTGATTTTGTCTATTTTTACACGTTAAAGGCAAACCGTTTTTAGAGAACACAATTATCACCTATTATTATTTGGCATCAACCAAAATTTATGAGACTGTCTAAGCAACTTTTGTACACGATGGTAGCAGGCGCCCTTGCTATTTCTTCCTGCAAAAAAGGAAACCATCCCACTAGCCGCGACCCCGGCGACGTGAGTACAGCCACTGGGGTAGAATTTGATCAAGAAGAAGGCGATTTTGCTGTAGCTGATTATAGTGACACTCCAGAAGGACCGGGTTTGGTGTTTATTGAAGGTGGTAGAACTACCTTGGGTTCTTCTGAGGAAGACATTGCCATGACCCGTGACAACATTGAGCGTACCATCACCATCGCTTCTTTCTACATGGACGAGGCAGAGGTGGCCAACATTCACTGGTTGGAGTACCTTCACTACGTAAGAAAAGACTCTTCTGAGGAAATCTATACCAAGGCCTTGCCAGACACTACCGTTTGGGAGCGTGAATTGTCTTTCAATGACCCATACGTAAACTATTATCTGCGTTACCCAGGTTTCCGTTTCTACCCTGTGGTAGGCGTGAGCTGGGAGCAGGCCCAGGACTTCTGCTTGTGGCGTACTGCCATGGTGAATAAGAACCTGGCCAAGGACTATGATGGTGATTTAGAAGAAGGTGCCGTGCCACCCATTGAGTCTGGTGCCGTTCTGCCCAACTACCGTCTCCCAACAGAAGCTGAGTGGGAATATGCTGCTCAAGCTTTGATTGGTGTACAGTTAGACGAAGAAGAAAACCAATTGAACAAGCGTATCTACCCATGGGATGGCCACCAAGTGCGTAACCCATACGGGAAAGGCATGGGTCAGTTCCTGGCTAACTTCAAACGCGGCCGTGGTGACTACGCTGGTATTGCCGGTTCTTTGAACGATGGTGCCATGATCACAGAATACATCTACGCCTACCCGCCAAACGACTTCGGTTTGTACAACATGGCTGGTAACGTGAACGAGTGGGTACAAGACGTGTACCGTCCGTTGTCCTTCCAAGACGTGGAAGACTTGAACCCAGTGCGTAGAAACGGTGTGTTGGATGACACTTCCAACTATGACGTGGCTGGTTTCAAATCATTGATCGGGAACAACGTAAGAGTGTACAAAGGTGGTTCATGGAAAGATGTGGCTTACTGGTTGTCTCCAGGAACGCGTCGCTTCATGGCTCAGGACTCTGCTACCTCTACCATCGGTTTCCGTTGCGCCATGATCAACACTGGATCAAACAAGTAATCTCTTTAGAGTTTCATACAGAAAGGGCTGGTGTACACCAGCCCTTTTTTTGTGCCCACTTGCCACAAATTAATTCAAAGACACATTATCGTTTTTGGCCTGTTCCCCAGAAAGTAGCCTAAAAACGATACCCTTACTTCAGATTAAGTTTACTCTACTCCTTAGTATATAAAGAGTAGGTTACAATGTATAGGCGATGGTGGCAATGCTGACAGCCTTGGCGCCTGCGGCGAGCAGGGCAGAAGAGCAGGCTTCCAGGGTGGCGCCGGTGGTCACAACGTCATCTATCAACAGCACGTGCTTCCCTACAATACGCTCCTTCTGTGCCACACTATACAACTGCCGCATGGCCTCCCAACGCTGCTGACGGTTCTTCTTGGTCTGCGTCTTGCTGCTCCTGGATTTCTTGAGGACATACTCTTCAAAGGATACTTGCAGCGCTGAGGCAATCTCCTGCCCGAAGGCGCTTACCTGGTTATAGCCGCGTTGCTGTCGTTTGGCTTTGTACAGGGGCACAGGAATTACCACGTCAACATCTGTAAAAGCCTCCTGTTGTTGCAATTGAGCGCCATACCATCGGCCTAATACTTCGCCTACTTCCTCACGGCCCCGGTATTTAAGTTGGTGCAGGAGGCGCTGCACGCGGCTTTTCTCCTGGAACATGAGGTAAGAAACCGCTAGTTGCACGGGTACCCGCCCCCAGAAGACCTTGTGCAGGACGTTGTCCTTGGGCATCAGGTGGAAATTGGTATAGGGGAGTTTAATGCGGCAGTGGCTGCAGATAACGTCCTCGCCAATGGCCAGCTCGCCGCCACAGGCCCGGCATTCCTCCGGGAAAAGCAAACTTAGAAAGTCCTGGAACAAGGAGGAGACACTCACCGAAGCCTTAACCATACACTCTTGCGTTTTTTGATGTAACTTTACTTTAGAGGCGCTTGCCTTCTACTTACCGCAATACATATGAGCTTAGTTACAGAATTCAACGACTACCGCACCCGCATGAACGAGAAGATCATGGAGGCGGACAATAAAGTAATCAAACGCTTTTTCAACCTGGATACCAACGCTTACGCCGAGGGCGCCATTGACGTGAAGACCAAAGAGATGCTGGGCTTGGCCTGCTCCATGGTGCTGCGCTGCGATGACTGCATCAAGTACCACCTGGGCAAATGCTTTGAATGCGGCCTCACAGATGAGCAGGTGTACGAGGTCTTTGCCATTGCCAACCTGATTGGCGGTTCCATTGTGATCCCGCACTTTAGAAGGGCCGTGGAATACTGGGAAGAACTGAAAACGGAACAGCAGGCCTAGTTTCTTTGTCTCTATCAGAAGGATTCCGTTTTTGGCGTATTTCCCAGGAAACAGGCCAAAAACGGAATTCTGTCATCTATTGATTGAGTGAAAGGCAGAGTCATTCACGCCTTCACTCAATCACTCACTCATTCAATACCAATATGGAGCACGAAGAGGACTTTGACGTACGGTGGGCTGCGCTTCGGCAGGACATCAAGCAGCGCTTCGGGAAGAAACCAGACTTGAACGCTATTCTCTTCTTGATTGGCGTGCAGGAACTGGGGCAGGGCGTGCAGGAGTTCACCAAAGAGCAGAAGCAGGATCTGATGCACATTGCCACCTGCAAGATATTGAGCCTGTCTGGCTATTATGAACTGGAAGGCGCCGACCAGGACGGTTGGCCCCATTGGAAAGCCGTGAAAGCCCTGCCGTTTTGCAACCTGAAAGAGCAGGAACGCATGATGCGCTGGCACGTGCTGGAATATTTTGACCAAATGAATAAATGAAAATCATCAGTTATAATGTGAATGGGATCAGGTCTGCGTTGTCTAAGGGC
The nucleotide sequence above comes from Nibribacter ruber. Encoded proteins:
- a CDS encoding PorP/SprF family type IX secretion system membrane protein, whose amino-acid sequence is MAPLAKAQELPSAQQFAHRVFLNPAFTGLLSDYSVTAGHRAQWTGAQNGFSTQWLSGEYRFQESKTGVGLTLQADRAPAGGYARVQAGAVYAYHTKLRENIDFSAGLQAAYASQKPGFSDLIFEDQLGAGGTVQQPTTEALGKERSSYATFATGFLLFTDQFWVGASAQHINNPTTGVGSGASLPPIFQVQTGYRFYVKNYYAQNSLKEISFVPTLAFTQQQSFKRLDGNLYTIVTPITLGLGYSYLPAGAQTSASNGFSGLFGVMYQGFKVGYAYRAALSEEASALGPTHEISIGFAKADFKKIFKRLGSDKNYNRIACPEF
- the gldJ gene encoding gliding motility lipoprotein GldJ — protein: MRLSKQLLYTMVAGALAISSCKKGNHPTSRDPGDVSTATGVEFDQEEGDFAVADYSDTPEGPGLVFIEGGRTTLGSSEEDIAMTRDNIERTITIASFYMDEAEVANIHWLEYLHYVRKDSSEEIYTKALPDTTVWERELSFNDPYVNYYLRYPGFRFYPVVGVSWEQAQDFCLWRTAMVNKNLAKDYDGDLEEGAVPPIESGAVLPNYRLPTEAEWEYAAQALIGVQLDEEENQLNKRIYPWDGHQVRNPYGKGMGQFLANFKRGRGDYAGIAGSLNDGAMITEYIYAYPPNDFGLYNMAGNVNEWVQDVYRPLSFQDVEDLNPVRRNGVLDDTSNYDVAGFKSLIGNNVRVYKGGSWKDVAYWLSPGTRRFMAQDSATSTIGFRCAMINTGSNK
- a CDS encoding ComF family protein, which translates into the protein MVKASVSVSSLFQDFLSLLFPEECRACGGELAIGEDVICSHCRIKLPYTNFHLMPKDNVLHKVFWGRVPVQLAVSYLMFQEKSRVQRLLHQLKYRGREEVGEVLGRWYGAQLQQQEAFTDVDVVIPVPLYKAKRQQRGYNQVSAFGQEIASALQVSFEEYVLKKSRSSKTQTKKNRQQRWEAMRQLYSVAQKERIVGKHVLLIDDVVTTGATLEACSSALLAAGAKAVSIATIAYTL
- a CDS encoding carboxymuconolactone decarboxylase family protein; this encodes MSLVTEFNDYRTRMNEKIMEADNKVIKRFFNLDTNAYAEGAIDVKTKEMLGLACSMVLRCDDCIKYHLGKCFECGLTDEQVYEVFAIANLIGGSIVIPHFRRAVEYWEELKTEQQA